The Lentzea guizhouensis genome contains a region encoding:
- a CDS encoding AMP-binding protein, with amino-acid sequence MIYRSPLPAVDVPATTFHDHVLAGAQQHGERIALVDAVSDEKLTYADLRTDVERTAKGLVAQGVRPGDVIAISSLNRPVYAVALHAVMAAGATAALLNPLLTGREAHRLSELAHVSRTLDLDDLPASDRGELPATSPDDPAVILFSSGTTGLTKAVRHRHRALVAGLEQQRQGWRIDHTDVLAANLPFFHVYGFAIILNSGLLGGATIVTSPRCDAATYLRRLRTHRVTRAFLVPPLAAAIADERDTPEQPALKLVLCGAAPLDENVRRAAERALRAPIRQGYGLTEAGGTHQTFDDDLDADPASVGVLSPGTEARIVRPGTDEDVAAGEPGEMLVRGPQLMDGYVDDEEATTRAFTGGWLRTGDLVRVVDGRFHVVDRIKEMIKYRGYQVAPAELEAVLRGHPRVRDAAVVGTPDRANGEVPKAFVVTQGDVTADELLAFVAAEVAPYKKVREVVFVNEIPRSVSGKVLRRLLRDER; translated from the coding sequence GTGATCTACCGCAGCCCCCTGCCTGCCGTGGACGTCCCTGCCACCACGTTCCACGACCACGTTCTCGCCGGCGCGCAGCAGCACGGCGAGCGCATCGCGCTGGTGGACGCCGTCAGCGACGAGAAGCTGACGTACGCCGATCTCCGCACCGACGTCGAGCGAACGGCGAAAGGGCTCGTCGCGCAGGGCGTCCGGCCCGGCGACGTCATCGCCATCAGCAGCCTGAACCGGCCGGTGTACGCGGTCGCACTCCACGCGGTCATGGCGGCCGGCGCGACAGCGGCGTTGCTGAACCCGCTGCTGACCGGCCGGGAAGCCCACCGGCTGAGCGAACTTGCGCACGTCAGCCGCACGCTCGACCTCGACGACCTGCCGGCGAGCGACCGGGGCGAACTGCCGGCCACATCGCCCGACGACCCCGCCGTCATCCTGTTCTCCAGCGGCACCACGGGGCTCACCAAAGCGGTCCGCCACCGGCACCGGGCGCTCGTCGCCGGCCTGGAGCAGCAACGGCAGGGCTGGCGCATCGACCACACCGACGTGCTGGCCGCGAACCTGCCGTTCTTCCACGTCTACGGCTTCGCGATCATCCTCAACTCAGGTCTGCTCGGCGGCGCCACGATCGTCACGTCACCGCGCTGCGACGCCGCCACCTACCTGCGGCGCCTCCGCACCCACCGGGTCACGCGCGCGTTCCTCGTCCCGCCGCTCGCCGCGGCCATCGCGGACGAGCGGGACACACCGGAGCAGCCCGCCCTCAAGCTCGTCCTGTGCGGCGCCGCGCCCCTCGACGAGAACGTCCGCAGGGCCGCCGAACGCGCCCTGCGCGCTCCCATCCGCCAGGGCTACGGGCTGACCGAGGCCGGCGGCACGCACCAGACGTTCGACGACGACCTCGACGCCGACCCCGCGAGCGTCGGCGTGCTCAGCCCGGGCACCGAGGCGAGGATCGTCCGGCCGGGCACCGACGAGGACGTGGCGGCGGGCGAACCGGGGGAGATGCTGGTCCGCGGCCCCCAGCTCATGGACGGCTACGTCGACGACGAAGAGGCGACCACCAGGGCGTTCACCGGCGGCTGGCTGCGGACCGGTGACCTCGTCCGGGTGGTGGACGGCCGGTTCCACGTCGTGGACCGGATCAAGGAGATGATCAAGTACCGCGGCTACCAGGTCGCGCCGGCCGAGCTGGAGGCCGTGCTGCGAGGTCATCCGCGGGTGAGGGACGCCGCCGTGGTCGGTACGCCCGATCGGGCCAACGGTGAGGTGCCGAAGGCGTTCGTGGTCACGCAAGGCGACGTCACGGCCGACGAGCTCCTGGCGTTCGTGGCGGCGGAAGTGGCGCCGTACAAGAAGGTGCGCGAGGTTGTGTTCGTGAACGAGATACCCAGATCCGTGTCCGGGAAGGTCCTCCGCCGGCTGTTGAGGGACGAGAGGTGA
- a CDS encoding transglycosylase domain-containing protein — MGLCLTAGVLLAAMVFPFVGGLGLASNRAADQVDQTSGDLAKGELPLVTTITDMNGEPIAYLYDQYRVPLESAQISDTMKAAILAIEDKRFYTHQGVDWQGIARAAAKAGVDGGATQGASTLTQQYVKNYMAFVLGADNEQEAWEKATEATIGRKMREARVALQLEQQMTKEEILTGYLNIVPLGNQTYGVGAAAKAYFKTTADKLTVPQAALLAAIANRPSSLNPGANPERALERRNTVIDKMRENGAFGADETEAKKKADEYKAEPLGVTDDLQILPKGCVGAGDGPIYGFFCSYLLDYLQASGITKKQLQRGGLTIKTTMDPVATKAAKQSAEQQVPKKQNGIANVMSIVEPGKDRHRVRALVASRDYGNNADLGQVARPVPAEVLPFGPGSVNKVFTAAAAMEKGITGIDREIPVPKVHHSRVYPNGGSAWKVENAGNGYAEKMSLTQALATSPNTGFVILQEKTGLNEVVDMGYRLGMRETLATHNRGAEPLKSDGSNGPSQGDWTKQNNAGSYTLGPGATSVLELANVAATIVSGGTWCPPTPVEKVTDRYGKDIPLKEKPCEQAVNTELANSLAQGLSHDTTGSGTAADAARAAGWNRPTIGKTGTTEEHKSVAFMAATMQYAGAVMTYADGNRPEVICANPIRFCPGSNSGVYGGQVAAPTWFNAMKVIHEGKDPIPLPPAAPRYK; from the coding sequence ATGGGGTTGTGCCTGACGGCGGGCGTGCTCCTGGCAGCGATGGTGTTCCCGTTCGTGGGAGGGCTGGGGCTCGCGTCGAACCGCGCCGCCGACCAGGTCGACCAGACGTCGGGTGACCTCGCCAAGGGGGAGCTGCCGCTCGTCACGACCATCACCGACATGAACGGCGAGCCGATCGCCTACCTGTACGACCAGTACCGGGTCCCGCTGGAGTCGGCGCAGATCTCCGACACCATGAAGGCCGCGATCCTCGCGATCGAGGACAAGCGGTTCTACACCCACCAGGGCGTCGACTGGCAGGGCATCGCCCGTGCCGCCGCCAAGGCCGGTGTGGACGGTGGGGCGACCCAGGGCGCCTCGACGCTCACCCAGCAGTACGTCAAGAACTACATGGCGTTCGTGCTCGGCGCCGACAACGAGCAGGAGGCCTGGGAGAAGGCCACCGAGGCGACCATCGGCCGCAAGATGCGCGAGGCCCGCGTGGCGTTGCAGCTCGAGCAGCAGATGACGAAGGAAGAGATCCTCACCGGCTACCTGAACATCGTGCCGCTGGGCAACCAGACCTACGGCGTCGGCGCCGCGGCCAAGGCGTACTTCAAGACCACGGCCGACAAGCTGACCGTCCCGCAGGCCGCGCTGCTCGCCGCGATCGCGAACCGCCCGTCGTCGCTGAACCCCGGTGCGAACCCGGAGCGGGCGCTCGAACGCCGCAACACGGTCATCGACAAGATGCGCGAGAACGGCGCGTTCGGCGCGGACGAGACCGAGGCGAAGAAGAAGGCCGACGAGTACAAGGCCGAGCCGCTGGGCGTGACCGACGACCTGCAGATCCTGCCGAAGGGCTGCGTCGGCGCCGGTGACGGCCCGATCTACGGCTTCTTCTGCTCCTACCTGCTCGACTACCTGCAGGCCTCGGGCATCACGAAGAAGCAGCTGCAGCGCGGCGGCCTCACGATCAAGACCACGATGGACCCGGTCGCCACCAAGGCGGCCAAGCAGTCCGCCGAGCAGCAGGTGCCGAAGAAGCAGAACGGCATCGCGAACGTCATGTCCATCGTCGAGCCCGGCAAGGACCGGCACCGCGTGCGCGCGTTGGTCGCCTCCCGCGACTACGGCAACAACGCCGACCTCGGCCAGGTCGCCCGCCCCGTGCCCGCCGAGGTGCTGCCGTTCGGCCCCGGCTCGGTGAACAAGGTCTTCACCGCCGCCGCGGCGATGGAGAAGGGCATCACCGGCATCGACCGCGAGATCCCCGTCCCGAAGGTCCACCACTCCCGCGTCTACCCCAACGGCGGCTCGGCGTGGAAGGTCGAGAACGCGGGCAACGGCTACGCGGAGAAGATGTCGCTCACCCAGGCCCTCGCGACCTCCCCGAACACGGGCTTCGTGATCCTGCAGGAGAAGACGGGCCTCAACGAGGTCGTCGACATGGGCTACCGCCTCGGCATGCGGGAGACCCTCGCCACCCACAACCGCGGCGCCGAGCCCCTGAAGTCCGACGGCTCCAACGGCCCCTCCCAGGGCGACTGGACCAAGCAGAACAACGCGGGCTCCTACACCCTCGGTCCCGGCGCCACCAGCGTCCTGGAGCTGGCGAACGTGGCCGCCACCATCGTCTCCGGCGGCACCTGGTGCCCGCCCACCCCGGTGGAGAAGGTCACCGACCGCTACGGCAAGGACATCCCGCTCAAGGAGAAGCCCTGCGAGCAGGCCGTCAACACCGAGCTGGCCAACTCGCTCGCCCAGGGCCTCTCCCACGACACGACCGGCTCCGGCACCGCCGCCGACGCCGCCCGCGCCGCCGGCTGGAACCGCCCGACCATCGGCAAGACCGGCACCACCGAGGAGCACAAGTCGGTCGCCTTCATGGCCGCCACCATGCAGTACGCGGGTGCCGTCATGACCTACGCCGACGGCAACCGCCCCGAGGTCATCTGCGCGAACCCGATCCGCTTCTGCCCCGGCTCGAACTCGGGCGTCTACGGCGGCCAGGTGGCCGCGCCGACGTGGTTCAACGCGATGAAGGTGATCCACGAGGGCAAGGACCCGATCCCGCTGCCGCCGGCGGCGCCGCGCTACAAGTAG
- a CDS encoding M23 family metallopeptidase, with product MDLDRKKAVAAVVAAGALAGAGFTQAMAAVTPVDRIVPVAATSELAAAMTGQQQPEAMKTIHAVDTAVETRNLLQAEQIQVQHHVREALRTAEGTYAKRQEAIRAEAARQAAEAARQAAEEEARRPKAVKPAQGSFTSGFGARWGTSHNGVDIANAIGTPILSVMAGTVVEAGPASGFGLWVRVQHEDGTITVYGHVDTIGVAEGTKVKAGQQIATMGNRGQSTGPHLHFEVWVGGSQKINPVGWLAARGVQL from the coding sequence GTGGACCTGGATCGCAAGAAGGCCGTTGCGGCGGTAGTCGCCGCAGGCGCGCTCGCCGGCGCCGGATTCACCCAGGCGATGGCCGCGGTCACCCCCGTCGACCGCATCGTCCCGGTCGCCGCGACGTCTGAGCTCGCGGCGGCCATGACCGGTCAGCAGCAGCCGGAGGCCATGAAGACCATCCACGCCGTGGACACCGCTGTGGAGACGCGCAACCTCCTGCAGGCCGAGCAGATCCAGGTGCAGCACCACGTCCGCGAGGCGCTCAGGACCGCCGAGGGCACGTACGCGAAGCGGCAGGAGGCCATCAGGGCCGAGGCTGCTCGCCAGGCCGCCGAGGCCGCTCGCCAGGCCGCCGAGGAAGAGGCGCGCAGGCCCAAGGCGGTCAAGCCGGCGCAGGGGTCGTTCACGTCCGGTTTCGGTGCCCGGTGGGGTACCAGCCACAACGGTGTCGACATCGCCAACGCCATCGGCACGCCGATCCTGTCGGTCATGGCCGGCACCGTGGTCGAGGCCGGGCCCGCGAGCGGGTTCGGGTTGTGGGTGCGGGTGCAGCACGAGGACGGCACCATCACGGTCTACGGGCACGTCGACACGATCGGCGTCGCCGAGGGCACCAAGGTCAAGGCCGGACAGCAGATCGCGACCATGGGCAACCGCGGTCAGTCGACCGGGCCGCACCTGCACTTCGAGGTGTGGGTCGGCGGGTCGCAGAAGATCAACCCGGTGGGCTGGCTGGCCGCGCGCGGCGTGCAGCTCTGA
- a CDS encoding aromatic amino acid ammonia-lyase, with product MPVGTSSAALSLAAALSPLHLEQAGEPVPIELPDDVRARIARCREFVLEVSGSGRPIYGVTTGFGPFVEFAGREDGVGQSDNTILHHIVGHGELLPPEVARAAVLARLFSLAHGRSGVSEHVVDALVAMLATEFAPAVPRLGSVGASGDLQPLAYVAHALRGNGNAFFQGRLTPARDALREAGLRRIELDGRDALAVVNGISVTAAALGLAVAQAKRSHRVAELLSALMTDVLGCGTEFASPALLAAFGHPDVADVGAALRTWLRGSEPSGQRPLQEAYSIRCVPQLVGAARTTIRHADEVVCRDLNGVSDNPLFFPETGEVVHGGNFFGQPSAFAADALNVALVQLGNLAERQLDLLVDPHRSGGLPPMLSPAPGRQHAVQGIQISATATVAAMRRAALPASAQSLPTNLHNQDVVPFGTQAALTALDQAKLLRYLHGGLAVALPGRARRRTPSAGAAARGGVRPDCGGNGRWMRRARVQRPFAAPRGGTWTSTCRCCGCPCRVRN from the coding sequence GTGCCTGTCGGAACATCCTCCGCTGCCTTGAGCCTGGCGGCGGCCCTGTCACCCCTGCATCTGGAACAGGCCGGAGAACCCGTGCCGATCGAGCTGCCCGACGACGTGCGGGCGCGGATCGCGCGCTGTCGCGAGTTCGTGCTGGAGGTCAGCGGCTCCGGTCGGCCGATCTACGGTGTCACAACGGGTTTCGGTCCGTTCGTCGAGTTCGCGGGTCGCGAGGACGGCGTCGGCCAAAGCGACAACACGATCCTGCACCACATCGTCGGCCACGGTGAGCTGCTGCCGCCGGAGGTCGCCCGCGCCGCCGTGCTGGCGCGGCTGTTCTCGTTGGCGCACGGGCGTTCCGGCGTCTCGGAACACGTCGTCGACGCGCTGGTCGCCATGCTGGCCACGGAGTTCGCCCCCGCGGTGCCGCGGCTCGGCTCGGTCGGCGCGAGCGGTGATCTCCAGCCGCTCGCGTACGTGGCACATGCGTTGCGCGGCAACGGGAATGCTTTTTTCCAAGGCCGGTTGACGCCGGCGCGGGACGCGTTGCGCGAAGCCGGGTTGCGCAGGATCGAGCTCGACGGCCGCGACGCCCTCGCCGTGGTCAACGGGATCTCGGTCACCGCCGCCGCGCTCGGTCTCGCGGTGGCCCAGGCGAAGCGGTCGCACCGCGTCGCGGAGCTGTTGTCCGCGTTGATGACCGACGTCCTGGGCTGCGGCACCGAGTTCGCGTCGCCCGCGCTGCTGGCCGCGTTCGGCCATCCGGACGTCGCCGACGTCGGTGCCGCGCTGCGGACCTGGTTGCGGGGTAGCGAACCATCCGGTCAACGCCCGCTGCAGGAGGCGTACAGCATCCGGTGCGTGCCGCAGCTCGTCGGCGCGGCCCGCACGACCATCCGGCACGCGGACGAGGTGGTGTGCCGCGATCTCAACGGCGTGAGCGACAACCCGTTGTTCTTCCCGGAGACCGGGGAGGTGGTGCACGGCGGCAACTTCTTCGGCCAGCCCAGCGCTTTCGCCGCCGACGCGCTCAACGTCGCCCTGGTGCAGCTGGGCAACCTGGCCGAACGCCAGCTCGACCTGCTGGTGGACCCGCACCGCTCCGGCGGGCTGCCGCCGATGCTCAGCCCGGCGCCCGGTCGTCAGCACGCGGTGCAGGGCATCCAGATCTCCGCGACCGCCACGGTCGCCGCGATGCGCAGGGCCGCGCTGCCCGCCTCGGCGCAGAGCCTGCCGACCAACCTGCACAACCAGGACGTCGTCCCGTTCGGCACGCAGGCCGCGCTCACCGCGCTCGACCAGGCGAAGCTGCTGCGCTACCTGCACGGCGGGCTCGCCGTGGCGCTGCCAGGCCGTGCACGTCGGCGCACGCCGTCCGCGGGCGCCGCGGCTCGCGGAGGTGTTCGACCGGATTGCGGCGGAAATGGACGGTGGATGAGACGCGCCCGTGTGCAGCGCCCGTTTGCAGCCCCGCGTGGGGGCACGTGGACGTCGACCTGCCGGTGCTGCGGCTGCCCATGCCGGGTTCGGAATTGA
- a CDS encoding O-methyltransferase translates to MNDFKTVVMTPQIYRYVREQAGQPSAVQEKLIARTLELGDSAEMQIPHEQAVLLSLLVKLTGAQTVVEVGTYTGYSTLAFAQALPPSGKVITCDVSPEWTRIAEEAWQAAGVRDRIELRLGPAGQTIAELPEEPTIDLVFLDADKVGYVHYWDLLVPRVRQGGLLLADNTLYYGEAAGEQPEGNAAAIDAFNRFVLADPRVESVLVPMADGLTFARKL, encoded by the coding sequence GTGAACGACTTCAAGACCGTGGTCATGACCCCGCAGATCTACCGCTACGTGCGCGAGCAGGCCGGGCAGCCCAGTGCCGTGCAGGAGAAGCTGATCGCGCGGACGCTGGAGCTCGGCGACTCGGCGGAGATGCAGATCCCGCACGAGCAGGCGGTCCTGCTGTCGCTGCTGGTCAAGCTCACCGGCGCGCAGACCGTGGTCGAGGTCGGCACCTACACCGGGTACTCCACGCTCGCGTTCGCGCAGGCACTCCCGCCGTCGGGCAAGGTCATCACCTGCGACGTGTCGCCGGAGTGGACCAGGATCGCCGAGGAGGCGTGGCAGGCCGCCGGTGTGCGCGACCGCATCGAGCTGCGGCTGGGCCCCGCCGGGCAGACGATCGCCGAGCTGCCGGAGGAGCCGACGATCGACCTGGTGTTCCTCGACGCGGACAAGGTCGGGTACGTGCACTACTGGGACCTGCTGGTGCCGCGCGTGCGGCAGGGCGGGCTGCTGCTCGCGGACAACACGCTCTACTACGGCGAGGCCGCGGGTGAGCAGCCGGAGGGCAACGCGGCGGCGATCGACGCGTTCAACAGGTTCGTGCTGGCGGACCCGCGGGTGGAGTCGGTGCTCGTGCCGATGGCCGACGGTCTGACGTTCGCGCGGAAGTTGTAG
- a CDS encoding SDR family NAD(P)-dependent oxidoreductase, which translates to MRVLITGGAKELGRAFSEAVGARGHRLVITGRDERALDQAGRELAARGIEVETHVADLGDPRATPKLVESLGPIDVLVNNGALGGPVGRTWEVDEDEWWRTFEVNLRGLAAATNAALRTMTSGRIVNIVSNAGVHRWPLLSAYSVSKAAVIKLGENLAIELKPRPIAVLSYDPGMVDVGLMGRGSRATPDDQDEQRVAQWAKSQREQGRFTPVEQSARVLARIVDGEFDHRSGGLVTAAE; encoded by the coding sequence ATGCGCGTCCTCATCACCGGCGGCGCCAAGGAGCTCGGCCGGGCGTTCAGCGAAGCCGTTGGCGCACGGGGCCACCGGCTCGTCATCACCGGACGCGACGAGCGAGCGCTCGACCAGGCGGGGCGGGAGCTCGCCGCCAGGGGGATCGAGGTCGAGACGCACGTCGCGGACCTCGGCGACCCGCGGGCCACGCCGAAGCTGGTCGAGAGCCTCGGCCCGATCGACGTGCTGGTCAACAACGGCGCGCTCGGCGGGCCGGTCGGACGGACCTGGGAGGTCGACGAGGACGAGTGGTGGCGGACGTTCGAGGTCAACCTGAGAGGCCTCGCCGCCGCCACCAACGCGGCCCTGCGCACGATGACCAGCGGCCGGATCGTCAACATCGTCAGCAACGCGGGCGTGCACCGGTGGCCGCTGCTGTCGGCGTACTCGGTGTCCAAGGCGGCGGTGATCAAGCTCGGCGAGAACCTCGCGATCGAGCTCAAGCCGCGGCCGATCGCCGTGCTGAGCTACGACCCCGGCATGGTCGACGTTGGTCTGATGGGACGCGGCAGCAGGGCCACTCCGGACGATCAGGACGAGCAACGCGTTGCGCAGTGGGCGAAATCTCAGCGGGAGCAAGGCAGGTTCACCCCGGTGGAGCAATCCGCGCGCGTCCTCGCCCGCATCGTCGACGGAGAGTTCGACCACCGGTCCGGTGGGCTGGTCACCGCCGCTGAGTGA